A segment of the Phorcysia thermohydrogeniphila genome:
ACAGGAAAGGTTAAGCTTCCAGAAGGCGTAGAGATGGTAATGCCCGGAGACAACGTTACCTTTGAGGTAGAGCTTCTCAAGCCAGTAGCTATTGAAGAAGGACTCAGGTTTGCTATTCGTGAAGGTGGAAAGACTGTTGGTGCTGGCGTAGTTACTGAAATTCTTGACTAATAAAACTCTCGCCCCCTTCTACGAGGGGGCTTTTTCTTCAAAAATACCCTTAAGTTAGGAGTCAAAAATGGCAAAGAAAGGTGCACGTGAGATAATCCAGCTTGCCTGCACAGAGTGTAAGAGGAGGAACTACACAACAACTAAGAACAAGAGGAACACGCCCGACAGGCTTGAACTCAGGAAATACTGCAAATGGTGCAACAAACACACCTTGCACAGAGAGGTGAAATAGTCTATATTTCCTCTTGCAGGTAGGCCAGTAGCCCAATTGGTAGGGCTCCGGACTCCAAATCCGGCGGTTGGGGGTTCGAGTCCCTCCTGGCCTGCCATTTATTTTTATTTCCGTCTTTTTTGATAAAATCTCTAAATCAAAATCCCAAGTTAAAAATAACTCTTTACAGCTTAAGAGGAAATCATGTCTCCAGCAAAGTTTTTAAAAGAAGTCAGAGAGGAGTTAAACAGAGTTACATGGCCTAACAAGGAGGAGGTTGTAGAGGCAACGGTAGGAGTTGTTGTCTTTTGCGCCTTTATCGCAGTTTACTTTTGGGTACTTGACTTTGTATTTTCCGAGCTCTTAAAAGTCATAATTGCCAAATAAAGGGGTGATTCCAATGGGAGAAAAAAAGTGGTATTCCCTTCACGTCCAGTCGGGATTTGAACACAGGGTTAAGGCGAATATCCTCAAGGCTCTGAAAGAAGAGGGACTCAGCGAAAAGGTAGAGGAAATCTTCGTTCCTGCAGTTGAGAAGGTGGTATTCAAGGTGAAAGGAAAAGAAAAGGGGGAGCTCCCTCTCTACTCAGAAGAACCAAGAATCTACGAGGTTGAGGGAGAAGAGGGGAAAAAGGTCGTTTTCAGGATTGAAGACGGTAAGGTATGGGTTGAGTCCTGCGAGTGCGAAAAGAAAAAGTGCACGCCAGATAAGCCAATTGAGAAAATCGGCCAGAAAATCAAGTGTCCAGAAAATAGAGTAGAGGCTAAAATAGAGCTCCGCGACAGACTCTACCCCGGTTACATATTCATAAAGGCAGAGCTTGACAAAAACGTTCAGAGCACAATAAGGAGAGTTCCAAGGGTCTTAGGCTTTGTCAGCGCCGGTGGAAGGCCTGTTGTAGTGCCAGAATCTGAAATTACCATGATGAGGGAAAGGCTCAAGAAGGGCGTCCCAAGAATCAGGAAGCTCGGCCTTGACATTGGAGACAAGGTTAAGATTAAAGAAGGTCCATTCATCGGCTTTGAAGGCACAATCTCAGAGATTGACCCTGTCCACGAAAAGATTATAGTTTTGGTGAACATTTTTGACAGGCAAACTCCGGTTGAACTGGAGTTTGACCAAGTGGAGAAAATCAGTTAAGGATAGACGGAGGAAGATATGGCTAAGAAAGTAGTAGCTGAGGTTAAGCTTCAGCTGCCTGCCGGTGAAGCAACACCTGCACCACCGGTTGGACCGGCTCTTGGTCAGCACGGCGTAAACATTATGGAGTTCGTAAAGGCCTTCAACGCAGCAACAGCTGATAAGAAAGGTCTTGTTATCCCCGTTGTAATTACGATTTACGCAGACAGGACATTCTCCTTCGTCCTGAAAACACCTCCAGCTTCCGTCCTCATCAAGAAGGCAGCAGGAATAGAGAAGGGAGCTCACAGCCCTAAGAAGGAGTGGGTAGGTCAAATCACAAAGAAGCAGCTCAGGGAAATCGCAGAAATGAAGATGCAGGACCTCAACTGCTACGACATTGAAACAGCTATGAAAATCATAGCTGGAACAGCTGAAAACATGGGAGTAAAAATCGTTGACTAAACTTACTCCAACCACCTAAAAGGTGGGAGGCAAAAAAGCCGAAGGAGGTAAAGATGCCAAAGCACGGTAAGAAGTACATGAACGCCTTAGCCCTCGTGGACAGGCAGAAGCTCTATCCCCTTGACGAGGCCATTGCCCTCGTTAAGAAGATGGCAGAGGTAACAAAGAGGAACTTTGACCAGACCGTTGAAATGGCCGTAAGGCTTAACGTTGACCCAAAGTATCAGGACCAGATGGTAAGGGGTAGCGTCGTCCTCCCCCACGGTCTCGGAAAAGAGAGGGTTGTTGCAGTAATCGCTCAAGGTGAAAAGCTGAGGGAAGCTCAGGAAGCCGGTGCTGACTACGTTGGTGGCGATGAGCTTATCCAGAAGATTCAGCAGGGATGGCTTGACTTTGACGTTCTCATTGCAACTCCCGATATGATGGGTAAAGTGGGAAGGCTCGGTAGAATCCTTGGTCCAAGAGGACTTATGCCTAACCCCAAGACTGGAACTGTAACCTTTGACGTTGCAAAGGCCGTTAAGGAAGCTAAAAGCGGTAAGGTTGACTTTAAGGTTGAGAAGGCCGGTATCGTTCACGCTCCAATAGGAAAGGTCTCCTTTGACGAGAAGAAACTCCTTGAGAACGCAGTTGCCCTCTTAAAGGCTATCCTTGCAGCAAAGCCATCCGGAGCAAAGGGTCAGTACGTTAAAACAATCGCCGTTTCTGCAACAATGGACCCAAGTGTTAAAGTTGACGTATTTGACGCTATAAGCAGAGCTCAGTCAACAGAGTAAACTCAGAGGTTGACAAACTGTAAATTTTGAATAAGATTAGCGCGACAGTTTAGGTGCGGTCGTAGAGGGCAGGTGCATAGAGCTTAAACGCCTTAAAAGGCGGCCTGCTGAGACCGGGAGAAGCCTGTCAACCTATCCCTCCCCTCTATGCCCTCCCTCTACGAGACTCCGCGCAAAACTCTCCGGAGGTAGCTCCATTGAAGACGAGAAAACATAAGGAGCAAATTGTAAAGGAAATAAGAGAAAAGTTTGAGAAGGCTTCCCTCGTAATACTCACAGACTTTCACGGCATGACCGTTGCCGAGAGCACCACTTTAAGAAGAAAGCTCAGGGAAGTCGGCGCTGAGTACAAGGTAGTAAAGAACACCCTTATGAGGCACGCCTACCCCGGAACACCTGTAGAGCAGATTAAGGACGCCTTCGTAGGGCCAACAGGTATCGTTTTCGCTACAGAGGACATCGTAGCCGCTGCAAAAGTTTTAAAGGAGTTCTTTGAGGACGAAGGCTTCAACCTTAAATTCAAGGCGGCCGTTGTTGAGGGTAAGGTTGCCGACTACGAGATGATAAAACAGCTCGCGTCCCTTCCAAGCAGGGAGGAGCTCCTCGGTCAGCTTGTATCTGTCCTCAAGTACCCAATCAACGCTATCGCTTGGTCTCTTGACAACCTCTTTACAAAGCTCGTTACAGTTCTTGAGAACGTCAAGGCTGAGAAGGAAAAGGCAGGTGCTTAAATTTTCATAAATCAAGAGGAGGAGAAAAATGGCTGAGATCACAAAGGAGCAGATCATTGAAGCTATCAAGAACATGACAGTTCTTGAGCTCGTAGAGCTCATCAACGCTATTAAGGAAGAGTTCGGCGTTTCCGACATGCCTGTTGTTGCAGCTGGAGCTGTTGCTGCTCCCGGAGCTGCTGCAGGAGCTGCTGCTGAGGAGAAGACTGAGTTTGACGTAATCCTCAAGTCCCCCGGTTCCAAGAAGATTCAGGTTATCAAGGTTGTTAGGGAAATCACTGGTCTCGGACTCAAGGAAGCTAAGGAGCTTGTTGACGGAGCTCCAAAGCCAGTTAAGGAAGGAGTATCCAAGGAAGAGGCTGAGGAGATTAAGAAGAAGCTTGAAGAAGCCGGTGCTGAAGTAGAAATCAAGTAACCCCTTGAAAACCGACTAAAGAAGGACTATAATTTATCAGCTGGGAGACTGCCTATAGGGGTAGTCTCCCTTCTGCTATTTAAAGGTAAAAAAACTTCCGGGAGAAGAGGACGACTATGGGAAAAATCAAAAAAACAGCCCCCTCCACCGTTAGAGAGCCAATAACATCTCTTCCAAGGAAGAGTTTCGCAAAAAGAAAAGAAACTTTCCCAATTCCTGACCTTCTCCAGTTTCCATTTGAATCCTACGAGAGATTTCTCCAGCTCAACAAAGCTCCCCACGAGAGGGAAAACGTAGGACTTGAGTCCGCTTTCAGACAGGCTTTCCCAATTGTAGATGAAGCTACAGGAGTTGAAATCCACTACAAAGGTTACGAGATTGGCGACTGGTACTGTAAGTGTGGAAGGTTTCAGGGGCTTGGCGGTAAAGGGGTAGTTTGCCCTAAGTGTGGAATGGAAGTTGTCTTCCGCCCAAAGTACACCCCAGATGAGTGTAAGGAAAGAGGAATAACCTACAGCGCACCTTTAAGGGTTCTATTTGAGCTCCACGTATGGCAGAAAGACCCAAAGACCGGCGAGAAAATCGCCCCCATCATCAAAGAAAACAAGATGTACTTTGGTGAAATTCCCCTGATGACAGACAGGGGAACCTTCATCATAAACGGAACAGAAAAAGTAGTCGTTAGTCAGCTCCACAGGTCACCGGGTCTCTTCTTCAAGAGCGAAGTATCAAAAACAACGCAGGTTGCCCGCATCATTGACATTGCCAGCATTATACCCGCAATGGGTTCATGGCTTGAATTTGAAATACCCCACAACGAGATACTCTACGCAAAGATTGATAGGAAGAGAAGGTTCATTGGAACTTACCTTTTAAGGGCCTTCGGAATTAGAACCGACGAAGAAATCCTCAACCTCTTCTACGGCGACGTTA
Coding sequences within it:
- the rplL gene encoding 50S ribosomal protein L7/L12 — its product is MTKEQIIEAIKNMTVLELVELINAIKEEFGVSDMPVVAAGAVAAPGAAAGAAAEEKTEFDVILKSPGSKKIQVIKVVREITGLGLKEAKELVDGAPKPVKEGVSKEEAEEIKKKLEEAGAEVEIK
- the rplA gene encoding 50S ribosomal protein L1, giving the protein MPKHGKKYMNALALVDRQKLYPLDEAIALVKKMAEVTKRNFDQTVEMAVRLNVDPKYQDQMVRGSVVLPHGLGKERVVAVIAQGEKLREAQEAGADYVGGDELIQKIQQGWLDFDVLIATPDMMGKVGRLGRILGPRGLMPNPKTGTVTFDVAKAVKEAKSGKVDFKVEKAGIVHAPIGKVSFDEKKLLENAVALLKAILAAKPSGAKGQYVKTIAVSATMDPSVKVDVFDAISRAQSTE
- the rplK gene encoding 50S ribosomal protein L11 translates to MAKKVVAEVKLQLPAGEATPAPPVGPALGQHGVNIMEFVKAFNAATADKKGLVIPVVITIYADRTFSFVLKTPPASVLIKKAAGIEKGAHSPKKEWVGQITKKQLREIAEMKMQDLNCYDIETAMKIIAGTAENMGVKIVD
- the rplJ gene encoding 50S ribosomal protein L10; protein product: MKTRKHKEQIVKEIREKFEKASLVILTDFHGMTVAESTTLRRKLREVGAEYKVVKNTLMRHAYPGTPVEQIKDAFVGPTGIVFATEDIVAAAKVLKEFFEDEGFNLKFKAAVVEGKVADYEMIKQLASLPSREELLGQLVSVLKYPINAIAWSLDNLFTKLVTVLENVKAEKEKAGA
- the rpmG gene encoding 50S ribosomal protein L33; amino-acid sequence: MAKKGAREIIQLACTECKRRNYTTTKNKRNTPDRLELRKYCKWCNKHTLHREVK
- the nusG gene encoding transcription termination/antitermination protein NusG, which codes for MGEKKWYSLHVQSGFEHRVKANILKALKEEGLSEKVEEIFVPAVEKVVFKVKGKEKGELPLYSEEPRIYEVEGEEGKKVVFRIEDGKVWVESCECEKKKCTPDKPIEKIGQKIKCPENRVEAKIELRDRLYPGYIFIKAELDKNVQSTIRRVPRVLGFVSAGGRPVVVPESEITMMRERLKKGVPRIRKLGLDIGDKVKIKEGPFIGFEGTISEIDPVHEKIIVLVNIFDRQTPVELEFDQVEKIS
- the secE gene encoding preprotein translocase subunit SecE, with amino-acid sequence MSPAKFLKEVREELNRVTWPNKEEVVEATVGVVVFCAFIAVYFWVLDFVFSELLKVIIAK